One Coffea eugenioides isolate CCC68of chromosome 2, Ceug_1.0, whole genome shotgun sequence genomic window, TAATTTTTAATGGAAAGTTTCAAATCATTAGTCACATATATTTTCAACCACTGTTGACATGAACATGGATTAACAAACTTATTTCGGTGGCCCAGTGGATCTTTTATCTTTCCCCTCAAATACCTATCCTTTACAAGAAACTTGTAATTGTGCAGATTCTAGTTGCTGAATTTAATTTCAAGCATATCTCTCATGATTTTAAACCACTCCTTGAAGCAAATCAGAATTAGTTTGATAATAAATGCAACTACAGTGGAGATCAATGACTACATGCTAGACTTAACTAGCTTGGAAATAACTTAAGCCCTTTaattttggtagaaactttccgGCTAAGAAACAATATCTCGGAATATATAGTTTGTACATCAAGTATATTCTCGTCTATGATTCAACAGAAAATGCTGACACTTGAATCCAATCCAAAGGAGTCAAAAACTGCTGAGCCTGCTTGTCAATTGTTGACTTTTCGCTTGTATGTGATTAAGAAAAACCCTCTTTAACCAGCATgaaagccaaaagaaaaaagtaaataaaagcAGATAAGTTGTGAGGTCTTAACCTCTCCTACACCgtgaaaattggaaaactacattaaaatttggaaatgaGTATTATCAAAAAGTATCTCATAAACCACAAgagaaagattaaaaagttcACCCTTGAATGACATGGATGTgatccttttccttttgattgtTTTCCTATCAGTATctgtgttttttttcctttttcttatcTGCAATTAAGTAAAACACTCCAAGATATGTTAGAAGTACATATAATCCACATGATACACCGCACGAACTCTTGTTTATATGTACCGTATTTATATTACAGCTATTGATGTAGTAAAAAAGCAGGCAAGCAATACTGAGTAAAATCTAGAAACAATGTTGAGCTGATTCCCAACCATTAGCAGTAAGGAAAAACTAAATTACGTGACATAGAGGAGGAATGAGAGCAGTTACTTGTCGGTGAGGAGTTGAGAGAAGCCTTGGGCGAGGAAAGAGGCGGAGTGAGTAACAAGAATGGAGTTGGGAGGGTAGAGAATGGCGCGGTGGAGTGAAGTTATGGCGGCGACGCGCGAAGGCTCCTCTTCCTCCGAAATTGACGAAGTAGCGGCTGCGTTAGCTGAAGAAGACGGCGTGGTTGAAGAAGTGGAAGGATCGTTGTCCTTGGGAAGAGCCGCCGAGAGAAGTGCGACGAGCTGTTGTTGGTGGTGGTGGAGTCCTTGCATCATCTCCTCCCGTGAGTATCAGCAGCAGCAGTGTTCCACAGATTCGCATCTCCTCTGGTGTTTCAGTGATTGCTTCAGTTGTCTAACGTCACCGTTTGCCGTTTGGCAGTTGCAAGGTAGTTTGACATGCATCAGTAGCAGTACCATGCTTGTCTCCGACGAGGCAGCGGAAGAGACAGACACATTAATAGCAAGTGCTTCGAGTTCGAGATTTCTCCCTGGAGTTTTGTTTTTCGTTTTCTTTCCCTTACTTTATCGGGGTATGATGGAAACAAAATTAATTCAACAAATCAACCCGCTTTCTCCCTCTCCAGTCTCCACTCTGCAACcccctttttcatttatttatcaTGAGATAATGTAAAGAAATTCAGAGCAATTTGATCATAATCAAGGCTCCGTTTGAATTAACTCACCTGTTTTTaggatatttaaaaaaaaaaatttcaagtgtatcaatgtatatgaaaaataaataaatttccaTGGATCCAAAGTGAAGCACAATCTTTCAACTTGCAAAAAATTCAAAGCAAGACTGGAAAAGGCAGTATTTAGTAATAAGTTAGAGCCTATCCTATAGTTTAGTGAAAACTAAGGGGTTCAATTGTAATTACCACTTTCCTTTAGCTCCACCAATGCACGGTCAAATCTCAGAATCAACAGTTTAATCcgtctcctcctcctccttgcACTACCAAATTGTAATCGACCATTCGCCCATGAAAAAACTACGCCAAGCTCAGTGTCTCCTCAGGCTACAGCACCCGAACCTCATTCAGCTCTCCACAATACCTGCAGCTCATCGGCACAATTCCACGCTTTCTCGTTCCAAATTGGGAAAACCCACACTGTCCGCCTCTCCAGCAGCCGCGTCATCTATCACCTCTCAAACTCTTCAAGATTACGCGAAATCTTCTCAGTGGCATTTGATCAAACAGGTATCTTCATCTTTGACGCCTAAGTTAATCTCATGCACCTTTCTCAGTCTCCGCTCGTCCCCTGACCTTATTCTCAACTTCATAAAATATCTTAGCCCCCAGTGCCTCAACTTGGAATGCTACTGTCTTGCTATTTCAATTCTCTCTCGAAGGCCATCTCCAAAACAAGCCACAGAGCTTATCAAGACAGTTATCTGTTCTCGGATCGCGAGTATTAGTGACATTTTTTATGGATTGGTGGGTGCTAGAGAGAGATTAAAGATATCGAGTTCGATTTTGCTGGATTTGTTGATCAGGGCGTTGTGCGAGTTGAAAAAGGGTGATGAGGCATTTGAGTGCTTTAAAATGATGCAGGGGATGAATGTCTTGCCAAAGATTGAGACTTGTAATGATATCTTGAGTTTGTTCCTTAAGTTGAATAGGACGCAAATGGCCTGGATTGTGTATGCTGAGATGTTTCGAATGAGGATTAATTCTGGTTTGCGCACGTTTAATATTATGGTCAATTTGTTATGCAAAGAAGGGAAGTTGAAGAGGGCTAAAGAATTTATTAGGCAAATGGAGGGTTTTGGGTTCAAGCCGAACGTGGTAACATATAATACCGTAATTCATGGATACTGCTTGAAAGGGGATCTAGAAGAGGCTAATAAAGTTCTTGAGTCGATGATATCAAAAGGGCTTGAGCCGGATACATATACATATGGATCACTGATCAGTGGCATGTGTAAGGAGCGTAGGGTGGACGAGGCGTCTGCACATTTTGTGAAGATGATGGAAGCTGGGTTGGCGCCCACAGCTGTGACATATAACACTTTGATTGATGGATATTGTAATAAAGGGGACTTGAAAAGGGCTTTCTCTTATAAAGATGAGATGATCAAGAAAGGAATAATGCCTACTGTATCTACTTATAATTTGCTAATTCATGCTCTGCTTCTTGAAGGTACAATTGGTGAAGCTGATAATTTGTTAAAAGAGATGCAAGAAAAAGGGATGCTTCCAGATGCCATTACATATAATATACTGATCAATAGGCATTGCAGAGCTGGAAATGCCAAAAAAGCCTTTAGTCTTCATGATGAAATGTTTAGTAAAGGGATTCAACCTTCCCGAGTTACATACACTTCACTGATTCATGTCTTGGGCAAGAGGAACAGAATGAAGGAGGCAGATGACTTGTATGCAAATATATTACGAAGAGGTGTATTACCAGATCTTATAGTGTTTAATGTGTTAATTGATGGTCACTGTGCAAATGGAAACATGGAGCGTGCTTTTCTGCTTCTGGAGGAGATGGATAAGATGAAGGTCACCCCTGATGAAGTGACCTATAATACACTTATTCGAGGGTATTGCAGAGAGGGTAAAGTGGAAGAAGCACGTGGACTTTTTGCTAGGATGAAGGAACAGGGAATTGAACCTGATCATATCACCTATAACACACTGATTAGTGGGTATAGTGGGAGAGGTGACGTGAAAGATGCCTTCAGAGTGCGGGATGAAATGTTTAGTTTAGGGTTCAATCCCACTCTTCTCACTTACAATGCTCTTATACAAGGATTATGCAAAAAAGGCAAAGGAGATCTTGCTGAACAACTCCTCAAGGAAATGGTGAGTCAAGGTATTACTCCTGATGACAGCACTTATATTTCTTTGATAGAAGGTATTGGGAATGCAGGTAGCTTTAAGGGTAAAAGTATCCAGGATGAGGTATCTTGTGCATAGACATGTGTAGTACTTGGAAAGCCATGCATGGATAGATATTTTGACAGTATCAGGCATGAGCTCTTGCTGGAGTGTAAATTCTTGTGTTGCTTACTTCTTGATAGCTTTATTTTGCGATTCGATATATTATACTCCTGCATGAAAAGTAAAGACACTGTCATGAGGGTGGATAGAGTAAAAACACTGGCACCTTCAGAATTTTGTCACAGTACATGTGTCTACAGGCTTAAGAGGCTGTTCTGTTGAGGATGTAGAAGCTGATTCTCTATTTCTAGTAATGCTTCAAGGCAAGCAGTGAAAAATGTCATTGTGCTTGCTAATGTACCCATCTGAGCTTGTGAAGCAGACTACCTGCTACATTGATGTTCTTTGAGGAAATCTCATTGCTGCGAGATACTCTTTATCAACCTTTTTCAAAAATGATGTTTCCAGGGCACTGAAAATAGGATGAGAATCATTTGAAGGGGGTTTTCCATCATCAAGGTAGTAATGTATACTTTATTGATCAAAGGCTTTGCTAAAGTGGATCTGAATATGAGGATTTGGTGCTACATTTTGCTTCGGGTGAGAGACTCTTGCATGCAGAAACCTTTTTGTTTGGAGTAAGAGTCATGCGACTGAAGAGCTACCTTTGAATTAGATGTTCAACCTGTAGATTTGGAAGGTTTAATGAAGTCGAATACTTCTGCCTGCCTCAACATGATTTAGGACTGATCATGTAgataaaattttttcttttattcttttttttttatcaatcttTTGCTCAGCGATGCACTCCATTTGTACTTTGTAAGTCATTTATGTGCTGTAATACTTTCGGGGAGACATCAATTTTGTAGTTAGAATTCGTGTTGAACAAGAAGAAACTATTGGTACTTAATTGATGAACAAGTATTGATGTGATTTGAGGGATTTTTGTAATATCCATCTCCCTGAACAGTTTCTGGTTCATTTTATCCCGTTAAAACATCTGCTTGATGATATGATCTGGCTCTTTTTATTTGTGAAATGAAATTAAGCATCTACTTAATGGAATGTTTTGTTTAATAACATCTCTTTTATTATGCCTAGCGTTCTTTTCGTTATTTATTTCATAGTTCACCCATGCAGATAATGCATGATACAGACTCGTCCTGTTTTTGCTGTAAGAAACCCCGCTTAGTTTATTCACATCACCATCTGTGCAACTTTGTTGGAAGAAATTGCGCTACTGCTTCAGCAATCTCAATCTTCCAGTCCATTTGAAATTGGACTGGACACAGAACACAAGTATTTTTCATAAACCATTACTCGGTCTTAGGTAATGTTCCGTCAGGATCTTGAAACGAACTTGTTATCGCCAGTAAAGATATTATATCTTTAAACAAGTGATAACGTCTCATGTGCTACTTTTAAGAATTGAAACATATCAGTCCACTACTTGATGGTGGGGTCAAAGGTCTGTATCCCTTGTTATCAGTTCACTGGCTTCGAATTCCTGAAAGATGGTTATGCATTTATGGTCAATTGACAATTGAATATGGTAATCCACTAGCTCTTGTCAACTGCCTCTATGCCTTAATCTTTAGTGTGTTATTGCATTAAATCGCCATTCAAACAAACATGAGTCCTAATACGCAAGGCTATGAGATTATATGTCATAACCTTTCCATTACAACTGTAGacacaatttttctttgaagaATAGAGGAAGGGTCACATTTGGATGGTTTGTCATCATTTTAGTGGAATTGTTTGTGGAAACACATGCACCATGCACCAAATTTTGTTTACAAAACCTATCGTGCATTTCTGAGACGAAATTCCGCAAAGTACTTCCAAGTATTTAAGCCTTGCAGCAGACCCAATTCTCCAATATCAGAAACTTCAATGGGAAAACTTGTGGAACACCTAGTATCTGGCTTCGCCCTTGCCAGCCTTGGTTTCTGGCATGCCTTCAACACAGTCAGAGCCTGCTATGCAAATGACTCTTCTAAATTTACAGCAAGGTTTTGGTACCCATTTAGGAGTCCAATTTGCAAACTTAAAAATCTGGAGCTCATACTTGTCTTGTCTTTCTCCATCTTGGCAATTTTCATGCAAATCTTGGACTTTCCTCCTCTACACCTTTCTTTCAAACATGAGAATTTTGAGCATGCAACTATGTTCCTTCACCTTGCcattttttctggtttcaatCTTCTTGCAGAGCTAAGTCATTTGCCTGAGACCCTATCTGGCGTCTCCGGCATACTTGCAGCCTCTGTTTTTGCTCAAGAGCTTTTCTTGCTCCATTACCACTCAACTGATCACATTGGACTTGAGGGTCATTACCATGGGCTTTTGCAGCTCATAGTATTGGTGTCACTGTTCGCTGCATTGGTTGTAACTTCTTGTCCTTCTAGTTTCCCTGCAGCACTAGTTCTTTCGGTTTCAGTCATATTACAAGGATGCTGGTTCATCGTTATGGGATTCATGTTGTGGGTTCCTAAGTTCATTCCACAAGGATGTGTGGCGCAGTTAAGTGATGCCAGCAGCAGCATCATGCAAGGAGCGGTCGTCTGTGAGACTCAAGAAGCTAGTTTCAGGGCAAGAGCACTGGCTAACTTGCAGCTCAGTTGGATGCTTTCTGCAGTTTTGATCTTTGTCACGGGGATTTTGCTTGGATTTTCCAGAGCTTTTGCACCTAGAGGACCATCAACTGACTATAAGCAATTACAAACTAGAGCCACGGATATACCCTTACCAATTACGGAATTCAAGCAAACTTGGCCACGAGAAGTGAGAACTTGACTGACTACTCAAGTCTGGCAAATTAGTTGCCAATTAAAGGGCCTTCGATGAACTTGGGAGTCCATGTAGTGTTTGGATTCCGAGGAATGATGTATATAAGAATAAGTGATTTTGGAGCGTTAAGCTATCGTTTGCCCTCGATGTATTCCTGTCAAGACTGGTTTCAGTATACTGATGGATTGAAAACTTCGTGCAAACTTAGACTAATAATCGATATACTTTCAAGAGAAGTGCCTTAGACAGCTACTCTTGGTCAAAGTTCGTTAGGTTTTCGTCCCTAGATGAAAATAGTTTGTGGACTGTATCCATGGTTTGACATCGTGGGTTGAGGCCGCGTCGCGGTCTCGGTTGTTCCACATCCATCGCGGCATATCGATTGAATATCGGGTGATACGCACATTATAGCAcatgaaaatttccaaaatttttgaaaaaattactaaaattagaaaatattaaaaaaaagatacaattttgaaaaatatccGAGTCAATTTCGAATTGACTCGGATATATCGGTCGATATCATGCATCACAAATTCGAATAGGCCAATATCGGCCGAATCAAAGCAAGTCGTTGCGGATATGATAATATTACAGCGATTGACATCGTAACAGTCCCCTCCATTCCAGTTACCACTCGACCGATACTTATCGGTATCGGCCGATATTACGAAACATGACTGTATCAAGAAGAAAGATTATGATTGTCAAAACACGGaaaggaccaaaaaaaaaaaaagttaaaataacaAAACTAGGTCCAAGTTATGAAGATGTTGAGGGTGACTGCGTGGGTGGGTAGATGGGTTGGTCTAGGGCCGCCTAAAGTAATTTCAAGAAATGCGTTCCCATTGAATAGTTAATTAATTTCATCGTTTCAAGTTTTCATCACCCTCATGTCTCGAGATCCATGATACTTGCTTAGTCTCCATAATAAGTGAGCAGTACTACCTTTATCACTGACGAAGCATGTTCTCCTCCAGTAGGTTACAAGCAATCTAATTCTAAAGTAAGCTCAAGAGAACAAAGCAGTTACTCTGACCCCCATCCAATGAGCTGCATGCGAGATCCTTGTGGAGAAAATTCACAAAGCATTTACCTATTTACTTTCTGGATAAGAACTGCACGAACATCAGAATTCTGCAGCACCCGTTGTCCTGAAGTCCCACTTGAATCATGACTCGGTTATCATCCAGAATCAGATGCCTGTGCCCAGTTGTGGTGTTTAGCTTGTTGGGGTGCCTGATCACGATCCGGT contains:
- the LOC113763804 gene encoding uncharacterized protein LOC113763804, encoding MGKLVEHLVSGFALASLGFWHAFNTVRACYANDSSKFTARFWYPFRSPICKLKNLELILVLSFSILAIFMQILDFPPLHLSFKHENFEHATMFLHLAIFSGFNLLAELSHLPETLSGVSGILAASVFAQELFLLHYHSTDHIGLEGHYHGLLQLIVLVSLFAALVVTSCPSSFPAALVLSVSVILQGCWFIVMGFMLWVPKFIPQGCVAQLSDASSSIMQGAVVCETQEASFRARALANLQLSWMLSAVLIFVTGILLGFSRAFAPRGPSTDYKQLQTRATDIPLPITEFKQTWPREVRT
- the LOC113760644 gene encoding pentatricopeptide repeat-containing protein At2g15630, mitochondrial; amino-acid sequence: MKKLRQAQCLLRLQHPNLIQLSTIPAAHRHNSTLSRSKLGKPTLSASPAAASSITSQTLQDYAKSSQWHLIKQVSSSLTPKLISCTFLSLRSSPDLILNFIKYLSPQCLNLECYCLAISILSRRPSPKQATELIKTVICSRIASISDIFYGLVGARERLKISSSILLDLLIRALCELKKGDEAFECFKMMQGMNVLPKIETCNDILSLFLKLNRTQMAWIVYAEMFRMRINSGLRTFNIMVNLLCKEGKLKRAKEFIRQMEGFGFKPNVVTYNTVIHGYCLKGDLEEANKVLESMISKGLEPDTYTYGSLISGMCKERRVDEASAHFVKMMEAGLAPTAVTYNTLIDGYCNKGDLKRAFSYKDEMIKKGIMPTVSTYNLLIHALLLEGTIGEADNLLKEMQEKGMLPDAITYNILINRHCRAGNAKKAFSLHDEMFSKGIQPSRVTYTSLIHVLGKRNRMKEADDLYANILRRGVLPDLIVFNVLIDGHCANGNMERAFLLLEEMDKMKVTPDEVTYNTLIRGYCREGKVEEARGLFARMKEQGIEPDHITYNTLISGYSGRGDVKDAFRVRDEMFSLGFNPTLLTYNALIQGLCKKGKGDLAEQLLKEMVSQGITPDDSTYISLIEGIGNAGSFKGKSIQDEVSCA